A region of Ferruginibacter albus DNA encodes the following proteins:
- the ccsA gene encoding cytochrome c biogenesis protein CcsA: MNKSWWKILAAVLLLYTFTAGFLIHVPDIGNLRQTIRNLFFHVPMWFAQMILLGISLVYSMMYLYSSNLKHDIYASVFAQTGILLGFLGLFTGMIWANYTWGAPWSNDPKQMCVAIALLIYLAYLVLRSSMTDIDKRAKVSAVYNIFAYFIYVPLIMILPRMVESLHPGGKGVQGNPGLNGADLDATMRLVFWPAVIGWTLLGVWISTLSIRIQLLRDKSLIHA, encoded by the coding sequence ATGAACAAATCTTGGTGGAAAATATTAGCTGCAGTATTATTACTCTACACATTCACAGCCGGCTTTTTAATACATGTTCCGGATATTGGTAATTTAAGACAGACTATCCGCAACCTTTTCTTTCATGTGCCTATGTGGTTTGCACAAATGATATTGCTGGGTATTTCATTGGTTTATTCCATGATGTACCTATACAGTTCTAATCTTAAACATGATATTTATGCTTCAGTATTTGCCCAAACAGGCATCCTGCTTGGTTTTTTAGGCCTATTCACCGGCATGATCTGGGCAAACTATACCTGGGGCGCTCCCTGGAGTAATGATCCCAAACAGATGTGCGTAGCTATTGCACTGCTTATTTATTTAGCTTACCTGGTATTGCGCAGCTCCATGACGGATATTGACAAGCGTGCTAAAGTAAGCGCCGTGTATAACATCTTTGCTTATTTTATTTATGTGCCTTTGATAATGATCTTACCAAGAATGGTAGAATCTTTACACCCCGGTGGTAAAGGTGTACAGGGTAACCCCGGCTTAAACGGCGCCGACCTCGATGCTACCATGCGACTTGTTTTTTGGCCTGCTGTTATCGGCTGGACCTTATTGGGCGTTTGGATAAGCACCCTCAGCATACGAATCCAATTACTAAGAGATAAAAGTTTAATTCATGCGTAA
- a CDS encoding thymidine kinase, translating into MFIEPNLKPGRRGWIEVICGSMFSGKTEELIRRLKRAKIANLKVEIFKPAIDVRYDEEKIVSHDTNAIHSTPVKNSKEILLLAHDVEVVGVDEAQFLDDNIVEVCEQLALKGVRVIVAGLDMDFQGKPFGQIPNLLSVADYITKVHAICVKCGNIANISYRKTANEEQVLLGAKDVYEPRCRTCYNLKD; encoded by the coding sequence ATGTTTATTGAACCAAATTTAAAGCCGGGGCGCCGCGGGTGGATCGAAGTGATCTGCGGAAGTATGTTCAGCGGTAAAACAGAAGAGTTGATACGCCGATTAAAACGTGCCAAGATCGCCAACTTAAAAGTAGAGATATTTAAACCGGCTATTGATGTACGTTATGATGAAGAGAAGATCGTTAGTCATGATACCAATGCTATTCACTCTACCCCTGTAAAGAATTCAAAAGAAATTTTGTTATTGGCACACGATGTAGAAGTGGTGGGCGTTGATGAAGCGCAATTTTTAGATGATAATATTGTAGAAGTTTGCGAACAGCTGGCGTTAAAAGGCGTTCGGGTTATAGTAGCAGGACTGGACATGGATTTCCAGGGAAAACCCTTTGGACAAATTCCTAACTTATTGTCTGTTGCCGACTACATTACTAAAGTGCATGCTATTTGCGTAAAGTGCGGGAATATTGCCAACATCAGCTATCGCAAAACTGCTAATGAAGAACAGGTTTTATTAGGTGCTAAAGATGTATATGAACCAAGGTGCAGAACCTGCTATAATTTGAAAGACTGA
- a CDS encoding heme exporter protein CcmB, whose product MTKRVIALLKKDLLLELRQKHTLYGILLYVASTIFVLYLSVSKPEANVWNGLFWIIQLFVCVNAVAKSFLQESRGRMLYFYSITGAKEFIIAKLIYNIILMLLMSLLSLLLFFILLKNPLADAGQFIAIVCLGAFSLSLVFTLLAAIAAKAQQNAALMAILGFPLIIPQLLLLIRLSKAAFGEVFRAGAVTQITLLLAALNIMVIALSIILFPFLWKD is encoded by the coding sequence ATGACAAAGAGAGTGATTGCATTATTAAAAAAAGACCTGTTGCTTGAGCTAAGGCAAAAACATACCTTGTATGGCATTCTATTATATGTTGCTTCTACCATTTTTGTTCTATACTTATCCGTTAGTAAACCCGAAGCCAATGTATGGAACGGGCTTTTCTGGATAATACAATTATTCGTTTGTGTAAATGCTGTAGCTAAAAGCTTTTTACAGGAAAGCCGTGGCAGGATGTTATACTTCTACTCTATTACCGGCGCAAAGGAATTCATTATAGCCAAGCTTATTTACAATATTATTTTAATGCTGTTGATGAGCTTACTAAGCTTATTATTGTTTTTCATCTTATTAAAAAATCCATTAGCTGATGCCGGGCAATTTATTGCCATTGTTTGCCTGGGCGCCTTTAGCTTAAGCCTGGTATTTACTTTACTGGCAGCAATAGCCGCCAAAGCACAGCAAAATGCAGCATTAATGGCAATTTTAGGATTTCCCTTGATCATTCCGCAGCTGTTATTATTAATACGCCTTTCAAAAGCTGCATTTGGCGAGGTTTTTAGAGCGGGGGCTGTAACACAAATAACATTATTACTGGCAGCATTGAACATTATGGTAATTGCATTGTCGATAATTCTTTTTCCTTTTTTATGGAAAGATTAA
- a CDS encoding CcmD family protein, whose amino-acid sequence MRNRSLQLLLLVCSLFITVMANAQAAQPVEDTMRSSGKIYVVMAICITILVGLILYVISIDRKISKLEKNEQP is encoded by the coding sequence ATGCGTAACAGATCTTTACAATTGCTATTATTAGTTTGTAGTTTATTCATAACCGTTATGGCCAATGCACAGGCAGCACAACCGGTAGAAGACACGATGCGCAGCAGCGGAAAAATTTACGTGGTAATGGCAATTTGTATTACTATCTTAGTAGGACTGATCCTATACGTAATAAGTATCGACAGAAAAATAAGTAAACTAGAAAAAAACGAACAGCCGTGA